The Branchiostoma floridae strain S238N-H82 chromosome 17, Bfl_VNyyK, whole genome shotgun sequence genome has a window encoding:
- the LOC118404441 gene encoding uncharacterized protein LOC118404441: protein MGCYIPQCNNDDSFKQIQSMGSTGYWKCANPLNGYVFQETGWRPWEGPPPFDCNTYWITNQANCLEVRNTAIAACVGVVGCFAPQCTDIGTFDTTQEWQSNGYTYCANPINGYIYPATAVSPVEPIQLECDTYWSTNPVPPPCGIDIVLVLDVSSSISQNQFVLARDFMQAFADCDVFQGLGIRIGVVNYTCEADTYLFLTPACVGVSYTISQLMRGDGGITRTGHAINHMRLTSNFRDEAHHTAVILTDGYSEDDQQAAATDARNAGIDLYAVEFGKYVNMYALEAMTTSGSRVFTTSQACDAAQKIVADQCG from the exons ATGGGATGTTACATCCCACAGTGCAATAATGACGACTCCTTCAAGCAAATCCAAAGCATGGGATCAACCGGCTACTGGAAATGTGCCAACCCTCTCAATGGCTATGTCTTCCAGGAGACCGGTTGGCGACCGTGGGAGGGACCACCTCCATTTGACTGCAACACGTACTGGATTACAAACC AGGCGAACTGTTTGGAAGTGCGAAATACCGCCATAGCTGCATGTGTTGGCGTTGTGGGATGTTTCGCCCCGCAGTGCACTGATATCGGGACCTTCGATACGACCCAAGAATGGCAATCAAACGGCTACACCTACTGTGCCAATCCCATCAATGGTTACATCTACCCGGCGACCGCCGTGTCACCCGTGGAGCCGATACAACTGGAATGCGACACGTACTGGTCTACAAACC CTGTGCCACCGCCTTGTGGCATCGACATCGTTCTCGTCCTGGACGTTTCTTCGAGCATCTCGCAGAACCAGTTCGTCCTCGCCAGGGACTTCATGCAGGCTTTCGCCGACTGTGATGTTTTTCAAGGACTGGGTATCAGG ATTGGAGTCGTCAACTACACCTGCGAAGCGGACACATACTTATTCCTGACACCAGCCTGCGTTGGGGTGTCGTACACAATCAGCCAACTCATGAGGGGCGACGGAGGCATAACCCGAACTGGTCACGCCATTAACCACATGCGCCTCACG TCCAATTTCCGAGACGAGGCCCATCACACAGCCGTCATCCTGACAGATGGATAT TCCGAGGATGATCAACAAGCCGCAGCTACAGATGCGCGGAACGCGGGGATCGATCTGTACGCCGTGGAGTTCGGGAAGTATGTGAACATGTATGCGCTGGAGGCAATGACCACCTCCGGATCCCGAGTGTTCACCACCAGCCAGGCCTGCGACGCGGCGCAGAAAATCGTGGCCGATCAGTGCG GATAA